In the Gossypium arboreum isolate Shixiya-1 chromosome 10, ASM2569848v2, whole genome shotgun sequence genome, one interval contains:
- the LOC108465015 gene encoding uncharacterized protein LOC108465015, giving the protein MGRSKTEVNFQRLLAAAPQQRNHSKLMHYVATLRELLEQLAEERTPEGLPRVSSAVVNDYSKKIEEIASELTAPLPEIKVSQEPITRNSFKQSPKSDSENHMPSSPGLRRRVVPASNIKDRTHEITEADASAPIKLDAAAEAHIQKHRKLQEDLTDEMVGLAQQLKERSLMMSRSLENTEKILDSTETAIEQSLATTGHTNVRAMKIYSETSKTTCFQWLLMLAMICVFIMVVLLIRVT; this is encoded by the exons ATGGGAAGGAGTAAAACAGAAGTGAATTTTCAAAGGTTACTTGCAGCTGCACCTCAACAAAGGAATCATTCTAAACTCATGCAT TATGTTGCGACTTTACGAGAACTTTTAGAACAGTTAGCTGAAGAGAGAACACCTGAAGGTTTACCTAG AGTTTCAAGTGCTGTGGTCAATGATTATTCAAAAAAGATTGAGGAAATTGCTTCAGAATTAACTGCCCCACTG CCCGAGATTAAGGTATCCCAGGAGCCCATCACAAGAAACTCTTTTAAGCAGAGTCCTAAATCGGATTCAGAAAACCACATGCCTTCCTCTCCAGGATTAAGAAGGAGAGTTGT GCCTGCCTCGAACATCAAAGATAGAACTCATGAAATCACTGAGGCTGATGCATCTGCACCTATCAAACTAGATGCTGCAGCAGAAGCACACATACAGAAGCACAG AAAGCTTCAAGAGGATTTAACTGATGAGATGGTTGGATTGGCACAGCAACTTAAAGAGCGTAGTCTCATGATGAGCCGGTCCTTGGAGAACACTGAAAAG ATACTTGATTCCACTGAGACAGCTATTGAGCAGAGTCTTGCTACCACCGGGCATACTAATGTACGTGCAATGAAGATATATTCTGAAACCTCTAAGACTACATGTTTTCAATGGCTTCTAATGTTAGCCATGATATGTGTTTTCATCATGGTTGTGCTTCTGATTCGTGTAACATAA